One Mugil cephalus isolate CIBA_MC_2020 chromosome 22, CIBA_Mcephalus_1.1, whole genome shotgun sequence genomic window carries:
- the fgd6 gene encoding FYVE, RhoGEF and PH domain-containing protein 6 isoform X1 has product MSTGVKKPPLAPKPKLPGTTKPSPPPIAPKPGLVSPTSAASQPSPATLKREKPAVAPKPCIPKSAASSPPVSPPPPKPTDALTLSQEQQEAFADSLTLLNSKNGILSESSSSSSRRESDYIIPTCSCELRDCSQCQSLENGTEVGGGLHKEPMQNGINTGGITAKREKEKGENGEEGVDEGDGARISRKPRDKPQRQRHLDRGLVNREAQRTERVKHWGSSGADPDANVHADVTNSKSTCDVAGSIIAFSSVALRESSAEHFQVESGDPFIGKASPTRLLPDLLVPAAPSKPLPVPQPRRFKKPALVRQDGVEEQKHGAETQESGVSRDDPSTRRDSGLQDDEVDAPVPPPRQTSLSPRLHRTVHAPHPLNKNTSHSLDLLSQPDSPSHRAEGEGRGEQEDEEDGYGDFERYPITHSLPKQIKLGCQPRRAFSADDGDDQQQSPRAPPRKPQRHSLPAPPPPSVCPPAPPHANTPMRELPAPPQEKTPWRFTRPCVTFFSRQIPTRSSVPPKSRAPALGGKQRAQSFSAADLATRHGSQKRSLSFRKLLELRLSVKMLPKLLAKGGQSLDCTSVESIRGERSLERPSSCIGEADIRGEGVEESVEYENVPLYEEIPEYMNLPFHSARLGWPHDPDDSDIYEVQDPYHRCQDHEYESGWLGQDVHSEEDEIHSSDEEDNSSTSSKEHLDEADRQQEDEMKRKKVVHIAQEIMSSEKVFVDVLKLLHIDFRDAVAKATRQNGKPVVDERVLSQILYYLPQLYQLNRDLLRELEDRVAHWSDHQRLADIFVQKGPYLKMYSTYIRQFDNNVALLDEQCRKNPAFAAVVREFETSPRCASLALKHYLLKPVQRIPQYQLLLTDYLKNLPEDSEDYKDTQAALGIVKEVANHANDIMKQGDNFQKLMQIQYSLNGHHEIVQPGRVFLKEGTLMKLSRKVMQPRMFFLFNDALMYTTPVQSAQYKLNSVLSLAGMKVSKPSQEAYQNELNIESVERSFILSASSATERDEWLEAIAKAIDDYTKKKITFISSRSQEECLSTQAEGVVDSGAPLGSKAPIWIPDLRATMCMICTCEFTLTWRRHHCRACGKVVCQACSTNKYYLEYLKNQPARVCDQCFAKLQENSDRCASTSVSPIKSGAFSFTRKQKKIPAALKEVSANTENSSMSGYLNRSKGNKKQWKRLWFVIKNKVLYTYAASEDVAALESQPLLGFFLREEKNGPAQKLQFKLYHKNTLFYIFKADDIPTAQRWIEAFQEAMILEQ; this is encoded by the exons ATGAGCACAG GTGTGAAGAAGCCGCCGTTAGCTCCCAAACCTAAACTCCCCGGTACCACCaaaccctcccctccacccatcgCCCCTAAGCCGGGTCTTGTTTCGCCGACGTCGGCCGCCTCCCAGCCTTCCCCGGCGACCCTCAAGAGGGAGAAGCCGGCCGTCGCTCCCAAGCCATGCATCCCAAAATCCGCGGCCTCCTCTCCGCCCGTTTCGCCGCCGCCCCCCAAACCCACGGACGCCCTGACCCTATCTCAGGAACAGCAGGAGGCTTTCGCTGATAGCCTCACTCTCCTCAACTCCAAAAATGGGATTTtatcagagagcagcagcagcagcagcagacgtgAGTCGGATTACATCATTCCCACCTGCTCCTGCGAACTCCGGGACTGTTCCCAGTGCCAGTCGCTGGAAAACGGCACCGAGGTCGGGGGCGGTTTGCACAAAGAGCCGATGCAGAATGGGATTAATACAGGAGGAATTACAGCGAAGcgggaaaaagagaaaggagaaaacgGAGAGGAGGGCGTAGATGAGGGTGATGGTGCACGGATTAGCAGAAAGCCCAGGGACAAACCTCAAAGACAGAGACATCTAGACAGGGGGTTGGTGAACAGAGAGGCCCAGAGGACTGAGAGGGTAAAACACTGGGGAAGTTCTGGCGCTGATCCCGACGCGAACGTTCACGCGGACGTAACAAACTCAAAGTCGACCTGTGATGTTGCAGGCAGCATCATTGCCTTTTCGAGCGTCGCCCTGCGCGAGTCCTCGGCGGAGCACTTTCAAGTAGAGAGCGGCGATCCCTTCATCGGCAAAGCGTCTCCCACCAGGCTGCTCCCCGATCTGCTGGTCCCCGCCGCCCCCAGCAAACCCCTCCCGGTCCCGCAGCCACGGAGGTTTAAGAAGCCGGCCCTGGTGAGGCAGGACGGCGTGGAGGAACAAAAACACGGAGCCGAGACGCAGGAATCCGGTGTGTCTCGTGACGACCCCTCGACCCGCCGAGACTCAGGTTTACAAGACGATGAGGTGGACGCGCCCGTGCCGCCCCCTCGCCAGACCTCGCTCTCGCCGCGCCTCCACCGGACAGTCCACGCGCCGCACCCTCTAAACAAAAACACCTCCCACTCCCTGGACCTGCTCTCGCAACCCGACTCACCGAGCCACAGGGCGGAGGGCGAGGGCCGCGGggagcaggaggacgaggaggacggcTACGGCGACTTCGAGCGGTACCCGATCACCCACAGCCTCCCGAAGCAGATCAAGCTGGGCTGCCAGCCCAGGAGGGCGTTCTCCGCCGACGACGGTGACGACCAGCAGCAGTCGCCGAGGGCGCCGCCCAGGAAGCCCCAGCGCCACAGCCTCCCCGCGCCCCCTCCGCCGTCCGTCTGCCCCCCGGCGCCGCCGCACGCCAACACGCCCATGAGGGAGCTGCCCGCGCCGCCGCAGGAGAAGACGCCGTGGCGCTTCACCCGACCCTGCGTCACCTTCTTCAGCAGGCAGATCCCCACGAGGAGCAGCGTGCCGCCGAAGAGCCGAGCCCCGGCGCTGGGCGGGAAGCAGCGGGCCCAGTCCTTCTCCGCCGCCGACCTGGCGACCCGGCACGGCTCCCAGAAGAGGAGCCTCTCTTTCCGGAAGCTGCTGGAGCTCCGGCTGTCGGTGAAGATGCTGCCGAAGCTGCTGGCGAAGGGGGGGCAGTCGCTGGACTGCACCAGCGTGGAGTCGATCCGGGGGGAGCGGAGCCTGGAGcggcccagcagctgcatcgGCGAGGCCGACATCCGCGGCGAAGGCGTGGAGGAGTCGGTGGAGTACGAGAACGTGCCGCTGTACGAGGAGATCCCGGAGTATATGAACCTGCCGTTTCACAGCGCCAGGCTGGGATGGCCGCACGACCCGGACGACTCGGACATCTACGAGGTGCAGGATCCCTACCACAGGTGTCAGGACCACGAGTACGAGAG CGGGTGGCTGGGGCAGGACGTCCACTCCGAGGAAGACGAGATCCACAGCTCGGACGAAGAGGACAacagctccacctccagcaAGGAGCACCTGGATGAAGCGGACAGACAG CAGGAGGAcgagatgaagaggaagaaggtggtGCACATCGCTCAGGAAATCATGAGCTCCGAGAAAGT GTTTGTGGACGTCCTGAAGCTCCTCCACATA gaCTTTCGGGATGCTGTTGCCAAGGCAACGCGCCAGAACGGGAAGCCCGTGGTGGACGAGCGCGTCCTCAGTCAGATCCTGTACTACCTGCCTCAGCTGTACCAGCTCAACCGGGACCTGCTGAGGGAGCTGGAGGACAGGGTGGCGCACTG GAGCGACCACCAGAGGCTGGCGGACATATTCGTGCAGAAGGGCCCCTACCTGAAGATGTACTCCACCTACATCCGCCAGTTCGACAACAACGTGGCTCTGTTGGACGAGCAGTGCAGGAAAAACCCGGCGTTTGCCGCCGTCGTCCGAGAGTTCGAG ACGAGTCCGCGATGCGCCAGCCTGGCTCTGAAACACTACCTGCTGAAACCAGTGCAGAGAATCCCTCAGTACCAGCTGCTGCTCACAG ATTATCTGAAGAACCTCCCTGAAGACTCGGAGGattacaaagacacacaag CTGCACTCGGCATCGTGAAGGAAGTGGCCAACCACGCCAACGACATCATGAAACAAGGG GACAACTTTCAGAAGCTGATGCAGATTCAGTACAGCCTCAACGGGCATCATGAGATCGTCCAGCCGGGCCGG GTGTTTCTGAAGGAGGGGACTCTCATGAAGCTGTCCAGGAAAGTCATGCAGCCGCGGATGTTTTTTCTG ttTAACGATGCACTAATGTACACGACCCCGGTCCAGTCTGCGCAGTATAAACTCAACAGTGTCCTGTCTCTGGCTGGGATGAAG gTGAGTAAGCCGAGCCAGGAGGCCTACCAGAACGAGCTGAACATCGAAAGCGTCGAACGCTCTTTCATCCTCTCCGCCAG CTCGGCTACAGAGCGAGACGAGTGGCTGGAGGCCATCGCTAAGGCCATAGACGACTACACCAAGAAGAAAATAACCTTCATCTCAAGCCGGAGTcaagaagag TGTCTCTCCACTCAGGCGGAGGGTGTGGTCGACAGCGGCGCCCCGTTGGGTTCGAAAGCTCCCATCTGGATCCCGGACCTGAGGGCGACGATGTGCATGATCTGCACCTGTGAGTTCACGCTCACCTGGAGGAGGCATCACTGTCGCGCCTGTGGGAAG GTGGTGTGTCAGGCGTGCTCGACCAATAAGTACTACCTGGAGTACCTGAAGAACCAGCCGGCTCGCGTGTGTGATCAATGCTTCGCCAAGCTGCAGGAGAATA GCGACCGCTGTGCCTCCACATCAGTGTCACCCATCAAATCTGGAGCGTTTTCCTTCacgagaaaacagaagaagattcCCGCTGCACTAAAAGAG GTGTCTGCCAACACTGAGAACTCCTCCATGAGCGGCTACTTAAACAGGTCGAAGGGCAACAAGAAGCAGTGGAAGAGGCTGTGGTTCGTCATCAAGAACAAAGTCCTGTACACCTACGCCGCCAGCGAG GACGTGGCGGCGTTGGAGAGCCAACCTTTGCTGGGTTTCTTCctgagggaggagaagaacgGGCCGGCCCAGAAGCTGCAGTTCAAGCTGTATCACAAAAATACACTGTTTTACATCTTCAAAGCTGACGACATCCCCACAGCACAGAG ATGGATCGAAGCCTTCCAAGAGGCCATGATTCTTGAACAGTAA
- the fgd6 gene encoding FYVE, RhoGEF and PH domain-containing protein 6 isoform X2 codes for MSTGVKKPPLAPKPKLPGTTKPSPPPIAPKPGLVSPTSAASQPSPATLKREKPAVAPKPCIPKSAASSPPVSPPPPKPTDALTLSQEQQEAFADSLTLLNSKNGILSESSSSSSRRESDYIIPTCSCELRDCSQCQSLENGTEVGGGLHKEPMQNGINTGGITAKREKEKGENGEEGVDEGDGARISRKPRDKPQRQRHLDRGLVNREAQRTERVKHWGSSGADPDANVHADVTNSKSTCDVAGSIIAFSSVALRESSAEHFQVESGDPFIGKASPTRLLPDLLVPAAPSKPLPVPQPRRFKKPALVRQDGVEEQKHGAETQESGVSRDDPSTRRDSGLQDDEVDAPVPPPRQTSLSPRLHRTVHAPHPLNKNTSHSLDLLSQPDSPSHRAEGEGRGEQEDEEDGYGDFERYPITHSLPKQIKLGCQPRRAFSADDGDDQQQSPRAPPRKPQRHSLPAPPPPSVCPPAPPHANTPMRELPAPPQEKTPWRFTRPCVTFFSRQIPTRSSVPPKSRAPALGGKQRAQSFSAADLATRHGSQKRSLSFRKLLELRLSVKMLPKLLAKGGQSLDCTSVESIRGERSLERPSSCIGEADIRGEGVEESVEYENVPLYEEIPEYMNLPFHSARLGWPHDPDDSDIYEVQDPYHRCQDHEYESGWLGQDVHSEEDEIHSSDEEDNSSTSSKEHLDEADRQQEDEMKRKKVVHIAQEIMSSEKVFVDVLKLLHIDFRDAVAKATRQNGKPVVDERVLSQILYYLPQLYQLNRDLLRELEDRVAHWSDHQRLADIFVQKGPYLKMYSTYIRQFDNNVALLDEQCRKNPAFAAVVREFETSPRCASLALKHYLLKPVQRIPQYQLLLTDYLKNLPEDSEDYKDTQAALGIVKEVANHANDIMKQGDNFQKLMQIQYSLNGHHEIVQPGRVFLKEGTLMKLSRKVMQPRMFFLFNDALMYTTPVQSAQYKLNSVLSLAGMKVSKPSQEAYQNELNIESVERSFILSASSATERDEWLEAIAKAIDDYTKKKITFISSRSQEEAEGVVDSGAPLGSKAPIWIPDLRATMCMICTCEFTLTWRRHHCRACGKVVCQACSTNKYYLEYLKNQPARVCDQCFAKLQENSDRCASTSVSPIKSGAFSFTRKQKKIPAALKEVSANTENSSMSGYLNRSKGNKKQWKRLWFVIKNKVLYTYAASEDVAALESQPLLGFFLREEKNGPAQKLQFKLYHKNTLFYIFKADDIPTAQRWIEAFQEAMILEQ; via the exons ATGAGCACAG GTGTGAAGAAGCCGCCGTTAGCTCCCAAACCTAAACTCCCCGGTACCACCaaaccctcccctccacccatcgCCCCTAAGCCGGGTCTTGTTTCGCCGACGTCGGCCGCCTCCCAGCCTTCCCCGGCGACCCTCAAGAGGGAGAAGCCGGCCGTCGCTCCCAAGCCATGCATCCCAAAATCCGCGGCCTCCTCTCCGCCCGTTTCGCCGCCGCCCCCCAAACCCACGGACGCCCTGACCCTATCTCAGGAACAGCAGGAGGCTTTCGCTGATAGCCTCACTCTCCTCAACTCCAAAAATGGGATTTtatcagagagcagcagcagcagcagcagacgtgAGTCGGATTACATCATTCCCACCTGCTCCTGCGAACTCCGGGACTGTTCCCAGTGCCAGTCGCTGGAAAACGGCACCGAGGTCGGGGGCGGTTTGCACAAAGAGCCGATGCAGAATGGGATTAATACAGGAGGAATTACAGCGAAGcgggaaaaagagaaaggagaaaacgGAGAGGAGGGCGTAGATGAGGGTGATGGTGCACGGATTAGCAGAAAGCCCAGGGACAAACCTCAAAGACAGAGACATCTAGACAGGGGGTTGGTGAACAGAGAGGCCCAGAGGACTGAGAGGGTAAAACACTGGGGAAGTTCTGGCGCTGATCCCGACGCGAACGTTCACGCGGACGTAACAAACTCAAAGTCGACCTGTGATGTTGCAGGCAGCATCATTGCCTTTTCGAGCGTCGCCCTGCGCGAGTCCTCGGCGGAGCACTTTCAAGTAGAGAGCGGCGATCCCTTCATCGGCAAAGCGTCTCCCACCAGGCTGCTCCCCGATCTGCTGGTCCCCGCCGCCCCCAGCAAACCCCTCCCGGTCCCGCAGCCACGGAGGTTTAAGAAGCCGGCCCTGGTGAGGCAGGACGGCGTGGAGGAACAAAAACACGGAGCCGAGACGCAGGAATCCGGTGTGTCTCGTGACGACCCCTCGACCCGCCGAGACTCAGGTTTACAAGACGATGAGGTGGACGCGCCCGTGCCGCCCCCTCGCCAGACCTCGCTCTCGCCGCGCCTCCACCGGACAGTCCACGCGCCGCACCCTCTAAACAAAAACACCTCCCACTCCCTGGACCTGCTCTCGCAACCCGACTCACCGAGCCACAGGGCGGAGGGCGAGGGCCGCGGggagcaggaggacgaggaggacggcTACGGCGACTTCGAGCGGTACCCGATCACCCACAGCCTCCCGAAGCAGATCAAGCTGGGCTGCCAGCCCAGGAGGGCGTTCTCCGCCGACGACGGTGACGACCAGCAGCAGTCGCCGAGGGCGCCGCCCAGGAAGCCCCAGCGCCACAGCCTCCCCGCGCCCCCTCCGCCGTCCGTCTGCCCCCCGGCGCCGCCGCACGCCAACACGCCCATGAGGGAGCTGCCCGCGCCGCCGCAGGAGAAGACGCCGTGGCGCTTCACCCGACCCTGCGTCACCTTCTTCAGCAGGCAGATCCCCACGAGGAGCAGCGTGCCGCCGAAGAGCCGAGCCCCGGCGCTGGGCGGGAAGCAGCGGGCCCAGTCCTTCTCCGCCGCCGACCTGGCGACCCGGCACGGCTCCCAGAAGAGGAGCCTCTCTTTCCGGAAGCTGCTGGAGCTCCGGCTGTCGGTGAAGATGCTGCCGAAGCTGCTGGCGAAGGGGGGGCAGTCGCTGGACTGCACCAGCGTGGAGTCGATCCGGGGGGAGCGGAGCCTGGAGcggcccagcagctgcatcgGCGAGGCCGACATCCGCGGCGAAGGCGTGGAGGAGTCGGTGGAGTACGAGAACGTGCCGCTGTACGAGGAGATCCCGGAGTATATGAACCTGCCGTTTCACAGCGCCAGGCTGGGATGGCCGCACGACCCGGACGACTCGGACATCTACGAGGTGCAGGATCCCTACCACAGGTGTCAGGACCACGAGTACGAGAG CGGGTGGCTGGGGCAGGACGTCCACTCCGAGGAAGACGAGATCCACAGCTCGGACGAAGAGGACAacagctccacctccagcaAGGAGCACCTGGATGAAGCGGACAGACAG CAGGAGGAcgagatgaagaggaagaaggtggtGCACATCGCTCAGGAAATCATGAGCTCCGAGAAAGT GTTTGTGGACGTCCTGAAGCTCCTCCACATA gaCTTTCGGGATGCTGTTGCCAAGGCAACGCGCCAGAACGGGAAGCCCGTGGTGGACGAGCGCGTCCTCAGTCAGATCCTGTACTACCTGCCTCAGCTGTACCAGCTCAACCGGGACCTGCTGAGGGAGCTGGAGGACAGGGTGGCGCACTG GAGCGACCACCAGAGGCTGGCGGACATATTCGTGCAGAAGGGCCCCTACCTGAAGATGTACTCCACCTACATCCGCCAGTTCGACAACAACGTGGCTCTGTTGGACGAGCAGTGCAGGAAAAACCCGGCGTTTGCCGCCGTCGTCCGAGAGTTCGAG ACGAGTCCGCGATGCGCCAGCCTGGCTCTGAAACACTACCTGCTGAAACCAGTGCAGAGAATCCCTCAGTACCAGCTGCTGCTCACAG ATTATCTGAAGAACCTCCCTGAAGACTCGGAGGattacaaagacacacaag CTGCACTCGGCATCGTGAAGGAAGTGGCCAACCACGCCAACGACATCATGAAACAAGGG GACAACTTTCAGAAGCTGATGCAGATTCAGTACAGCCTCAACGGGCATCATGAGATCGTCCAGCCGGGCCGG GTGTTTCTGAAGGAGGGGACTCTCATGAAGCTGTCCAGGAAAGTCATGCAGCCGCGGATGTTTTTTCTG ttTAACGATGCACTAATGTACACGACCCCGGTCCAGTCTGCGCAGTATAAACTCAACAGTGTCCTGTCTCTGGCTGGGATGAAG gTGAGTAAGCCGAGCCAGGAGGCCTACCAGAACGAGCTGAACATCGAAAGCGTCGAACGCTCTTTCATCCTCTCCGCCAG CTCGGCTACAGAGCGAGACGAGTGGCTGGAGGCCATCGCTAAGGCCATAGACGACTACACCAAGAAGAAAATAACCTTCATCTCAAGCCGGAGTcaagaagag GCGGAGGGTGTGGTCGACAGCGGCGCCCCGTTGGGTTCGAAAGCTCCCATCTGGATCCCGGACCTGAGGGCGACGATGTGCATGATCTGCACCTGTGAGTTCACGCTCACCTGGAGGAGGCATCACTGTCGCGCCTGTGGGAAG GTGGTGTGTCAGGCGTGCTCGACCAATAAGTACTACCTGGAGTACCTGAAGAACCAGCCGGCTCGCGTGTGTGATCAATGCTTCGCCAAGCTGCAGGAGAATA GCGACCGCTGTGCCTCCACATCAGTGTCACCCATCAAATCTGGAGCGTTTTCCTTCacgagaaaacagaagaagattcCCGCTGCACTAAAAGAG GTGTCTGCCAACACTGAGAACTCCTCCATGAGCGGCTACTTAAACAGGTCGAAGGGCAACAAGAAGCAGTGGAAGAGGCTGTGGTTCGTCATCAAGAACAAAGTCCTGTACACCTACGCCGCCAGCGAG GACGTGGCGGCGTTGGAGAGCCAACCTTTGCTGGGTTTCTTCctgagggaggagaagaacgGGCCGGCCCAGAAGCTGCAGTTCAAGCTGTATCACAAAAATACACTGTTTTACATCTTCAAAGCTGACGACATCCCCACAGCACAGAG ATGGATCGAAGCCTTCCAAGAGGCCATGATTCTTGAACAGTAA